In Lodderomyces elongisporus chromosome 1, complete sequence, a genomic segment contains:
- a CDS encoding uncharacterized protein (BUSCO:EOG09263BE5), with amino-acid sequence MSAYPQPTESRSKELIDNYNAVLKQVHDLNPKTRLVAVSKLKPSSDIMALYAAGVRHFGENYVQELVAKSQELPKDICWHFIGGMQSGKAKDLSNKVSNLYAVETIDTFKKCKQLNSTRVKNDGEIINVYLQVNTSGEEQKSGFIDENDMEETIKFLLNDQECSKLKLAGLMTIGSFAESTGAQGENQDFKKLQELKKKLDEQYSLDLELSMGMSNDFEQAIKQGSSSVRVGSSIFGARPTKQELKKNS; translated from the coding sequence ATGTCGGCATACCCACAACCAACTGAATCACGATCTAAAGAATTAATCGACAACTACAATGCCGTGCTCAAACAAGTACATGACTTAAATCCAAAGACCCGCCTTGTAGCAGTGTCTAAATTAAAACCATCTTCAGACATAATGGCTTTGTATGCGGCTGGTGTCCGTCATTTTGGTGAGAATTATGTTCAAGAATTAGTAGCCAAGTCTCAAGAGTTGCCCAAGGATATTTGTTGGCATTTCATAGGCGGAATGCAGCTGGGTAAGGCAAAAGATCTCAGCAACAAAGTGTCCAACTTGTATGCAGTTGAGACAATTGATACATTCAAGAAATGCAAGCAATTGAATTCAACAAGAGTCAAGAATGATGGCGAGATAATAAACGTCTACTTACAAGTCAATACATCTGgtgaagaacaaaaatctGGTTTCATCGATGAAAATGACATGGAAGAAACAATAAAGTTTTTGCTAAATGATCAGGAATGTTCCAAGTTAAAGTTGGCTGGTTTAATGACAATTGGATCGTTTGCCGAGTCCACGGGAGCTCAAGGTGAGAATCAAGACTTTAAAAAACTACaagagttgaaaaagaaacttgaCGAACAATACAGTTTAGACTTGGAATTGAGTATGGGAATGAGTAACGACTTTGAACAAGCAATTAAGCAAGGAAGTTCAAGCGTTAGGGTTGGCTCATCAATCTTTGGGGCCAGGCCCACCAAGcaagagttgaaaaaaaattcttga
- the POL12 gene encoding DNA-directed DNA polymerase alpha subunit pol12 (BUSCO:EOG09261V87) — translation MSVDKSFQQQILKVFGPSTKLSDEEYDKLHSLTEIFHVDAEELYLEWESFNVAEVEDDLDLNLANLLKFHEFLQKKLTNNKLTPSLKKTSKEVHSVRKPLVSKNVNSTNYSSPNTPQLKKRKVDFAAENNASSPAIDEYETANTTLNSSPIKQSRESHKLIECLNPHIDLSSSLANDERSQQSVRLTANFDPTKYKFRTLQMKLLESADMLDDQIDTMAEVYQKQHPSSETQFGNPCVCSQFDILCCGRIVPDSPSYNDKEIMNSSSLFLETSRITGVGQRVALDLTPLSGYSLFPGQIVVLKGKNPTGKVFLVNEVVSLPQLGNTVSTREELVEFNEIQKSLGLKMVIASGPYSNSNKLDYSKFEKFVDKMNNDIRPNVIILNGPFLDLTNKAVEEGDFSDGLLKDSQPRNLEEVFSSLVTPILKKINPETQVILIPSLRDSCVSHCSYPQDAFDRKKLQLPKHIKVFPNPSSFAVNEILVGSSNLDVFKDLRDVYKETKENVDISSNRFERIINHIFDQKRYYPVMPGSIASTQSPAPAQTQAPNKAQSLSELSNGAPGEHLQNIGVGGSSLEVPYLGLAEIGDSLPDVMLLPSELKVFAKIVKGVVVINPGQFIRPNRSLETEDGTYVVMSVAPPRPEHESENNVTPVQDNEEFYYHNIDRRSRVDIYSS, via the coding sequence ATGAGTGTTGACAAATCATTTCAACAACAGATTCTCAAAGTCTTTGGTCCATCAACGAAACTTTCGGACGAGGAGTATGACAAATTACACTCACTAACAGAAATATTTCACGTCGATGCCGAAGAGCTTTACCTTGAGTGGGAATCTTTCAATGTTGCTGAGGTTGAAGATGATCTTGACTTGAATTTGGCAAATTTGCTTAAATTTCATGAAttcttgcaaaaaaaacttacaaacaacaaacttaCTCCGTCATTGAAGAAAACCAGCAAGGAAGTACACTCTGTTAGAAAACCATTGGTTTCAAAAAATGTGAATAGCACAAATTACAGCAGTCCGAATACCCCGCAActtaaaaagagaaaagtagATTTTGCAGCTGAAAACAATGCATCGTCCCCTGCGATTGATGAGTATGAAACTGCCAACACTACTCTAAACTCTTCTCCCATCAAACAATCTCGAGAATCACACAAGTTGATTGAATGTTTAAATCCACATATCGATTTATCAAGCTCCTTAGCAAATGACGAGCGTTCACAACAATCTGTACGTTTAACGGCGAATTTTGATCCCACCAAGTACAAATTTCGTACCTTGCAAATGAAATTGCTAGAGAGCGCTGATATGTTAGACGATCAAATAGATACTATGGCCGAAGTttatcaaaaacaacacCCATCTTCTGAAACCCAATTTGGTAACCCTTGTGTTTGTTCTCAGTTTGATATCTTATGCTGTGGAAGAATCGTACCTGATTCGCCAAGTTACAACGACAAAGAGATTATGAATAGCTCATCCTTATTTTTGGAAACATCGAGGATTACCGGTGTCGGTCAAAGGGTGGCTTTAGACTTAACTCCTTTGAGTGGATATTCATTATTTCCCGGCCAAATTGTGGTATTGAAGGGTAAAAATCCTACAGGAAAAGTATTTCTTGTGAATGAAGTGGTGCTGTTGCCGCAATTGGGAAATACAGTTTCTACTCGGGAGGAATTAGTTGAGTTTAATGAGATTCAAAAGTCATTAGGGTTAAAAATGGTTATAGCTTCAGGGCCTTACTCCAACCTGAACAAACTCGATTattcaaaatttgaaaagtttgTTGACAAGATGAATAACGACATTCGTCCAAACGTAATTATCCTCAATGGTCCATTCCTTGACCTCACCAACAAGGCAGTTGAAGAAGGTGACTTTAGCGATGGGTTGTTGAAAGATCTGCAACCACGAAACTTGGAGGAGGTATTTAGTCTGCTCGTGACcccaattttgaaaaaaatcaatccTGAAACTCAAGTTATTTTGATTCCGTCATTGAGGGATAGTTGTGTTAGCCATTGTTCATACCCTCAAGATGCTTTTGATCGAAAAAAGCTTCAATTACCAAAACACATCAAGGTGTTTCCAAACCCATCCAGTTTTGCGGTCAATGAAATTTTAGTCGGCTCTTCCAATCTTGACGTGTTTAAGGATTTGAGAGACGTTTACAAAGAAACTAAAGAGAATGTTGATATTTCCAGCAACCGCTTTGAAAGAATTATCAATCACAtatttgatcaaaaaagaTATTATCCGGTGATGCCGGGATCAATAGCCTCAACCCAGTCACCAGCACCCGCACAAACACAAGCTCCAAACAAGGCGCAGAGCCTTTCAGAGCTCAGCAATGGGGCTCCTGGTGAACATCTACAAAACATTGGTGTTGGAGGATCCTCGCTCGAAGTACCTTACCTCGGCCTTGCTGAAATAGGCGACTCTTTACCGGATGTGATGTTGCTTCCGTCAGAACTCAAAGTATTTGCCAAGATAGTCAAGGGTGTTGTGGTGATAAACCCAGGCCAATTTATCCGCCCAAACAGATCTTTGGAAACTGAAGATGGAACATACGTTGTGATGAGCGTGGCTCCTCCCAGACCGGAACATGAATCTGAGAACAACGTGACTCCCGTGCAAGATAATGAAGAGTTTTACTACCACAATATTGACAGAAGATCTAGAGTAGATATCTATAGTAgttaa